The window TAATCTTAAATTCACATGATGCACACTTGCACAGAGCTCGTGTGATTGATTACTCGATGTGTGTTTTGGAATTTAAGCAAACTTTCACATCTTTTGAATTGTAATACTATACAGAGAGATGGTGAAACATGCTGAAATTATGTATATATAGCTTATAAACATATCAAAGGTCTACAAATTGATAGGATAAGATTTTAACAAACTGGTTAGTAAATCAAGGTGCCGGTGGATAGGATTGGAAGAAATTAAAATGTTACAACCGAGATATTGGAGGAAATTATATGTTACAATATAAAATTTATATTAAGTTTATAGAATTCCATTATTCAATATGTATTTTAGAAGATTTAAGCAGCAATACGAAATTTTTCCCTTTGTATTAAGTTTTTATTTGCTGAATGGGGTTTTCTTCCTGACCTATGTGTTGCTATATATGCATCTCTTGTAGTTCTGTTAGATCTTGTTAGTTTAAACTTTTAGAAAGCGTATTGTTTTACTAACACCTTGAAACAATAAAAAATAAAATAAAGGTATGGTTGAGCCTTAATTACTACCCTTGAAATTACTATATAAACTAATCATCATAGTTAGATACTCGGATCTAGGAACCACACCGTATGGAGTCGGGTCCTATGTGGGGAACTCTCGTTCACAAGTTGAATCTTGCTGACGTTGGTTGGAGTTGTCTCTTGACACAGATTAGTCTTAGGCCTAGAAAGCATTAGGCCGCTACCATGCAACAAATTTGTTCCTCCAGTTAATAGGAGGACTAGAAAGCACCCAGTAACCACCAAGTCTAAGAACTCATCCATTTCCATCATGTACATTCCATCCACAAAAAGAAGTTCAACTTGGGATCTACAACAATAGAGAAAAACGCGCGTATCTCAGCCATACAACAGAAGGAAGAGTACGGTGGAACAAACATTAAGTTACTTATATTAATGGAAGATTTTTTTTTTTTTATTTACTTTTTTTTTCAACTAACAATCATAGATTTTACGGATTACATTCAAATAATGTTCCAATTTGGATGCCTCAGTTAGTCTTTTGTAACATGTTCTTATCACTCTTATAGAGCAAGCTAAAAGGACAAAATATTTATGTCTTGGGAGAATGTTTTTAAACATATATTTGATTATTGACCCTCTTAGTTCTCCAAATTAATTGGATTTTAGAATCATGACAACCTTGGTGCCAAACCCAGACCCTACTCACAATACCACAAGGGGTCCAGATGATGATGATGAGTGTGCTTAAAGCTGTGGCATGCTCATACTGCATATTCAAAAGGAACATGGAGCTAGATTGGTAGTAAGTATAAACATTCATGGCTCATGATCAAATGAGAGTTGTTTACTCATTTCTCTGAAGTGCAAAGCAAGCCAATCTTGAAACCATTAGTTAAAACAGTACCAATGTTCTTTATCTACTGGTTTTTGGAGCTAGAATGATTTGTTTCTTCACACAAAAGCATTCAAAACTAAAGATGAAATATAATGGCAACCGGCCTGGTCACACATATTGAATTGTAGGGCGGTGCTGCCTTATTAGCTAGTTAGCTGGCTATATCTAATCTTTGCACCAAAATGATCGAATGCTTCCCGCATTATTAAACTAGTAACATGCTGCATTAATATTCAGTGATTAACTTTCTTTGTTCTTCTTTGCTTGATAATACAACAATTTTTACATTAAGCAAAATACTTTGGGACTGTAGATCTGTAAAGTCACCAACCAAAAAAAAAAAACATTTTGCTGTTAACTTCTTAAAGATATATCCTATCTAAAAATCAGATTAAATGAGATTAGGATGTTCTATGGATTTTTCTAAGGTATTAAGCCCTCATTATGTGATTGTTGATTATCTGCTTCAAAATTATCTGATATAGTATATTCGACGGTGAAAATCAATATTAAAGAGTTCCCTTTTCTTTTTCTTTCAAGTATATATAGACAGTAGCGTAAGATATGTTAATCATCATTTGGAGTAATGTTTTCATTATTTCTGAATAACTTGTGTGATACTCAAGAATGAGGCATATAGATCAGAGAGCAAAATGAATTGAGAAATAAACACAATGTGATACAATGAAACATTCATATGCAGCAACTGTGTAATGTTTAATATTTAACCACTATGCTCCAATTCTTGAGCACCTATTTCTAAACCACATGCACACACTCTTTTAGCATTTATGCCATTGTTAAGTCAGAAACAGAAAAATTATATACAATGACAGATAATATGAACAAAACTGAACAATGAAGGTAGAGGAAGACAATTCAATTAACAACACGTGACAGTAACAGCCAGAAGTAGCTGCTGCATCAAACTATATACTTCTCAGTTCTCTGATGTGATCCCCTTAATTTCAAATTTCGAATTTTGAATCCCACTCCTATATATTAAATTTAAAAGTTTGCATGAAAAAATTGGAAATTAATAAATGCACTGAAACAAAATGGTCCTCACCTCACAGGAGTTAAGAGTCCTCAGAGTCAATTTTTGATAAACTGTTCCAAATCAAATTACTTGAAAAGTGAAAGACTAATCTTACAGTTTTCAAATCTGGAATTTCAAACTGGAATTTCCCATTGTAAGAGTAAAGACCAAGAATGGGGTATAGTTTAGGTAAAACTTTATCTAAAGTAGTCAAGTGCTTGATACCAAGAAAACTAAGTAAATGATTGTGTAGAAACTAACATAGGCTCTTCTTGTTAATGATTGTCTACAGTTAAAAAAAATTCAGTGAAAAAAGTAACTAGATCACATTTATTAATTTTCAAAAAAAGAAGCTCATCACAGTTACCAACATTACTTTTAAGTACAGACAGTGAGACAGGCAGTGTTTTTGTTGTCAATGAATGTTCATCCCCCACCTGGTGGGTTAGCAAATTGTCCAAGCTCTGTTCTTGGTTTTCTAAACTTTTGACAGTAGCAGCTTTACCTTTGCACAAGTATACATTCTCCACCCAGAAAGAGGAAAATTTCCCATTTTCTCTCAAGACTTCTATGCACCATTTCTGCATTTGTGAGCTTTAGATGATCTGAAAAGGTTAAGATCAAGAGTTTGCTGCAGTGAAAGACAAAGAAGAATGACAATGATTGCTAGTAGCAAGGAAGATGGGAATTTGAGGTTGGTTCTTTCTCTCTCACTCACTCACTCATTGTCTCATACACATATATCTTGGATGATTGTTCATAATGTGATATAAGTTTTGTTTCAGTGATAGGAAAATGGAAGGTGATGAGGGTATGAAGACATTGGAGTGCCTAAGAGGAAGACTACTGGCAGAGAGACAAGCTTCAAGAGTGGCAAAAGAGGATGCAGAGTTCATGGGCAAGAAGGTAACTTTCGGTTTGAAGCTACTCTTCTCAATCCTACTTGCTAAGTTGAATCTAGAGTATATAATTGATTTTTATTTTAATGCTCTAAAAATGTTGGGGTATGATGACAGTTGATAGAGCTACAGAACAGGCTGAAAGAAGAGATCAAACTGAAGAACAAAGCTGAAAAGAAGCTCAAAGTCTTGAAGAGAAAGCTTGAATCTTTGAAACCTTCTTCTGTATCAGTTGAATCAGAACAGTCATGTTCCTCAGAACATAGTGCAACATCCAGAAGGCAATCCACAAGTACTTCAAGCTCCCATAACCCAGAAGACAATGAGCCCAAGCCAACAGTCAAAGACTCAGAATTCTCAGGAAATTCAAGTCAAAATCAAGTAGCAAAGTCCACCATATCTGAGAAAAGCCATGAAAGTGATCCTTTCACTGAAGAACATTCAACTGCTCAATGTACTAGTCCTGCCTCCAGTTCAACTTCTAGCTTAGAATTTCCTTCCCCAGAATACCAAATTCACAAATCTGAAGATTCAAAGAGTGGTGATCATATTAGGTATGTAATTCCAATCAGGGCACCATTGCACCAACTTTTAACCCAACTCTTAGTTACTAATTGAAGTGTTGCATGCCATTTTGTTACTCATTATATATAAATAAGGTCCTGACTCCTGAGTGAGCTCAAATCACATCCATTGGGATTGAAAAGTTGGGACAAAAGTTGGTGCCTCTAGCATTATCGGATTTTGAGTAATGCATGTATTCAAAAGATCTTCATTTTCCATGATGGGTTTGCTTAGTATAGCTAATAAACATAAAATTTTGTAATTTTTCAGTTACTCAAATCTAAAGTCTTCAGTGGAAAAGATTGAGAATGAGAATGGAGACTTGGATTATGTTGATAACAAACTTGCATTAGTTCCTGTGAGTATGCATGCTGCTACCTCTCACACCAGTACAACTAACCTGAAGCCAGTTAGTGCAAGTGTTAGAGAAGTTCTTGATGTTCTAAGGAATATCAGAGCAAATCTTCAAAGCTCAATGGAGAAAAGGCACATGACTAGAGTAACTGGCCCAACTGATCAAACTCAAACATCCATATAGCAGTACATAATAATGTGATTATAATCAAATTTGATTTTTTTTAGATGATCTAGTTATAGAATATGATACACTGTATAAGAATGAGCATAGTGTTTGGATGGATTAATATTTGTGGTGTGTAATAAAATTGACTGGGAAGTACACAATT of the Fragaria vesca subsp. vesca linkage group LG6, FraVesHawaii_1.0, whole genome shotgun sequence genome contains:
- the LOC101293504 gene encoding uncharacterized protein LOC101293504, translated to MTMIASSKEDGNLSDRKMEGDEGMKTLECLRGRLLAERQASRVAKEDAEFMGKKLIELQNRLKEEIKLKNKAEKKLKVLKRKLESLKPSSVSVESEQSCSSEHSATSRRQSTSTSSSHNPEDNEPKPTVKDSEFSGNSSQNQVAKSTISEKSHESDPFTEEHSTAQCTSPASSSTSSLEFPSPEYQIHKSEDSKSGDHIRYVIPIRAPLHQLLTQLLVTN